One region of Thiorhodovibrio frisius genomic DNA includes:
- a CDS encoding tetratricopeptide repeat protein — protein sequence MSKKQKKRGPRSGENLHKRNTSVLEQEARAALESGRWRDAIADFKELLKREPRPEWRTALADAYAGRAGELTAKGMLKEALAIWENRAALHDKAPMHLEHAGLLVRLGRMEAVVGALTDNPDSAGSDALAAGQRESLRAQIAAQVVGGHSALLAQLPADDPVRLHAEPALAALHAYCEGRDDDLRAALSAIPFRSPYRDWVQLLKVLQRQTATEPGASQGDAKPVVAQLERVSDSSPFAPLKRALALAVLPDRAFADAAGGATGAEFQVACALRGWPPERLALWQELNRLGPKPGSKPAPRALAKTLYRHIKDLGRNWVRRKALTLAFSDAVTPTSVFDFDIRANVSTWLRECGAPALTTWERELVSAWDAEVDTHGDPFDLIECWRECAQLQMFQSEEARDAQSPLRIALILRRTDRVLKVLERCSASQEPDAFKLAVAEQLEESLRWDPDDRATYLKLIEFFRKARRLKDARRVLELGQKRWPQDLPLLIEAMQTALDGSAFKKAATLAKKVLEIDPINTDVRRRLVGAHFLHAHKQVGNCRLDLARKELVDAQEWASSDEDKDQLSLGLVLVDAMDRRSTDVAVAELKARYGGRGDSLDARVELALACARVRVQASDVFRLLSLNKSKGRGREDLLAALGRLRRHLEDKSPISDDLAATLQKKVFNAAPWRDLSRTELETACDTLHRFGLHLACQKAAEAALKQWPREPILVMYHFQGKYPRGFDYRRRADLSELEDAWQRARDDGDTRTAIRIEKVLPHGPPLRGNFPMPPMFFDDEDEEDEFWPDDLFDAPDVPTPFLDNLDADEMLSNDAVRHMIESIGPVKVMEMLGAPKSVIREAKEMEKALGRQAVIDMVLNAIQGGVDASALLGDSPFPGPGDSEPPSTGSSKARSQSKPKTGSGAKPKPPSKQATKPGSSADGSGPSSDGPNDPPPKQLDLF from the coding sequence ATGAGCAAGAAGCAGAAAAAGCGCGGCCCCCGAAGTGGCGAGAACCTCCACAAGCGCAACACCTCCGTGCTCGAGCAAGAAGCGCGCGCGGCGCTTGAGAGCGGCCGCTGGCGCGATGCGATCGCCGATTTCAAGGAATTGCTCAAGCGCGAGCCGCGCCCCGAGTGGCGCACTGCGCTGGCGGATGCCTACGCCGGACGGGCGGGGGAGCTGACCGCCAAGGGCATGCTGAAGGAGGCGCTGGCGATCTGGGAGAACCGCGCCGCTCTCCATGACAAGGCGCCCATGCACCTAGAGCATGCGGGGCTGCTGGTCAGGCTCGGCCGCATGGAGGCGGTGGTGGGCGCGCTCACCGATAATCCGGACAGCGCGGGGAGTGATGCCCTGGCAGCCGGGCAACGTGAGAGTCTGCGCGCCCAAATCGCCGCCCAGGTCGTCGGCGGACATTCGGCCCTGCTCGCGCAGCTCCCAGCGGATGATCCGGTGCGTCTGCATGCCGAGCCGGCCTTGGCTGCGTTGCACGCCTATTGCGAGGGCCGGGATGACGACTTGCGCGCGGCGCTCTCGGCCATTCCGTTTCGCTCGCCTTACCGCGACTGGGTGCAGTTGCTCAAGGTGCTTCAGCGGCAGACCGCGACGGAGCCGGGGGCTTCGCAAGGCGATGCAAAGCCCGTGGTGGCTCAGCTTGAGCGGGTGTCGGATTCATCGCCATTCGCGCCTTTGAAGCGAGCCCTTGCGCTTGCGGTCTTGCCCGATCGGGCCTTTGCCGATGCCGCTGGTGGTGCGACCGGGGCGGAGTTTCAGGTGGCTTGCGCGCTGCGGGGTTGGCCGCCGGAGCGGCTTGCGCTTTGGCAGGAGCTGAATCGCCTTGGTCCGAAACCTGGATCGAAACCGGCGCCGCGCGCACTGGCGAAGACGTTGTACCGCCACATCAAGGATCTTGGGCGCAACTGGGTGCGGCGCAAGGCGCTGACACTGGCCTTTAGTGACGCGGTAACGCCCACCTCGGTCTTCGATTTCGATATCCGTGCGAATGTTTCGACTTGGCTGCGCGAATGTGGGGCGCCCGCATTGACGACATGGGAGCGCGAGCTGGTGTCGGCCTGGGATGCCGAAGTGGACACCCATGGCGATCCATTCGACCTGATCGAATGCTGGCGCGAATGTGCGCAATTGCAAATGTTTCAGTCCGAGGAGGCGCGGGATGCGCAGTCGCCTTTGCGTATCGCGCTCATCCTGCGCCGGACCGACAGGGTGTTGAAAGTGCTCGAGCGCTGTTCAGCGAGCCAAGAGCCAGACGCTTTTAAGCTGGCGGTGGCGGAACAACTTGAGGAAAGTCTGCGCTGGGACCCGGACGACCGCGCCACCTATCTGAAGCTGATCGAGTTCTTCCGTAAAGCACGCCGGCTCAAGGATGCCCGCCGGGTGCTGGAGTTGGGGCAGAAGCGTTGGCCGCAGGATCTGCCGCTCCTGATCGAGGCCATGCAGACGGCCCTCGATGGCAGTGCCTTCAAGAAGGCAGCGACCCTGGCCAAAAAAGTGTTGGAGATCGATCCGATCAACACCGATGTGCGCCGGCGGCTGGTCGGCGCGCATTTCCTGCATGCCCACAAGCAGGTCGGCAATTGCCGCTTGGACCTTGCGCGCAAAGAGCTGGTTGACGCCCAGGAGTGGGCATCGAGTGACGAGGACAAGGATCAGCTGTCCCTGGGGCTGGTGCTGGTGGACGCGATGGACCGTCGGAGCACGGACGTGGCGGTCGCGGAGCTGAAAGCCCGCTATGGCGGGCGCGGCGACAGTCTGGACGCGCGGGTCGAGCTGGCCCTGGCCTGCGCTCGGGTAAGGGTCCAGGCATCGGACGTGTTCCGGCTGCTGTCATTGAACAAGTCCAAGGGCCGGGGGCGGGAGGATTTGCTCGCCGCCCTCGGGCGTTTGCGCCGCCATCTCGAGGACAAGAGTCCCATCAGCGACGACCTGGCCGCGACTTTGCAAAAAAAGGTTTTCAACGCCGCGCCATGGCGGGATCTTTCGCGCACGGAGCTGGAGACCGCCTGCGATACCCTGCACCGTTTCGGTCTGCATCTGGCCTGCCAGAAAGCGGCCGAGGCGGCGCTGAAGCAATGGCCGCGTGAGCCGATTCTTGTCATGTACCATTTCCAGGGGAAATACCCGCGCGGCTTCGATTACCGCCGCCGCGCCGACCTGAGTGAGCTCGAGGATGCCTGGCAGAGGGCGCGCGACGACGGCGACACCCGCACCGCCATCCGCATCGAGAAAGTCCTTCCGCACGGCCCGCCGCTGCGCGGCAACTTCCCGATGCCGCCGATGTTCTTCGATGACGAGGATGAAGAAGACGAATTCTGGCCGGATGATCTTTTCGATGCGCCCGATGTGCCAACCCCGTTTTTGGACAATCTGGACGCTGACGAGATGCTCTCCAATGACGCCGTGCGTCACATGATCGAGTCCATCGGGCCCGTCAAGGTGATGGAAATGCTCGGCGCGCCGAAAAGCGTGATTCGCGAAGCCAAGGAAATGGAGAAGGCGTTAGGCCGGCAAGCCGTGATCGATATGGTGTTGAATGCCATTCAGGGCGGCGTCGACGCAAGTGCCCTTTTGGGTGACTCGCCCTTTCCCGGCCCGGGAGATTCCGAGCCTCCGTCAACAGGCTCGTCCAAAGCAAGGTCTCAGTCCAAGCCCAAAACCGGATCAGGTGCGAAACCCAAGCCGCCGTCAAAACAGGCTACCAAACCCGGCTCGAGCGCCGATGGCAGTGGTCCGTCGAGTGATGGGCCGAATGATCCCCCGCCCAAACAACTGGATCTTTTCTGA
- a CDS encoding DnaJ domain-containing protein produces MRDPYLILGLGADADDAAVERAYHDAIRRCPPERDGEHFSAIRAAFEMLRTERDRIAYELFDRTPVEPADILERAAPVGEPRRPDAAMLQALLRGDA; encoded by the coding sequence ATGCGCGACCCTTACTTGATTCTCGGCCTCGGCGCCGACGCCGACGATGCCGCCGTCGAGCGCGCCTATCACGACGCCATCCGCCGCTGTCCGCCCGAGCGCGATGGCGAGCACTTCAGCGCCATTCGCGCGGCCTTTGAGATGCTGCGCACCGAGCGCGATCGCATCGCCTATGAGCTGTTCGACCGCACGCCCGTGGAACCGGCGGATATCCTCGAGCGCGCCGCGCCGGTCGGCGAGCCCCGACGTCCGGACGCGGCCATGCTGCAAGCTCTGTTGCGGGGAGATGCCTGA
- a CDS encoding nucleotide exchange factor GrpE has product MDLATREALTAQFRAYLDTIAAEQAAEEQAPDQLAGDLGAGADDWDDGQDKSRRDSGADGRAVSAAEGGAEEAPAPDLFSFFAELAALKNEVKLESRQVRTALEEFRGLFDNLRESQTRLADEQERRCEQTRAADRAGWRDMLLELVELRDRLQAGQEQAARFQPHWYARNRREARLIGSLAEGMAMNLRRLEESLARRGVRPIATVGRLFDPHRMRAAELTREPEYRNGEVMAESRPGWLLHDDLLRLAEVVVNRIDTPESMD; this is encoded by the coding sequence ATGGACCTGGCCACTCGCGAGGCGCTGACAGCCCAGTTTCGCGCCTATCTCGATACCATTGCGGCAGAACAAGCGGCAGAAGAACAAGCACCGGATCAACTGGCCGGTGACCTTGGGGCCGGCGCAGACGACTGGGACGACGGCCAAGACAAGAGTCGGCGCGACTCGGGAGCTGACGGGCGGGCCGTCAGCGCAGCCGAGGGCGGAGCCGAGGAGGCACCCGCGCCCGATCTTTTCTCGTTCTTCGCCGAACTGGCCGCGCTCAAAAACGAGGTCAAGCTCGAGTCCCGGCAGGTCAGAACCGCGCTGGAGGAGTTCCGTGGTCTGTTCGACAACCTGCGCGAGAGCCAGACGCGGCTCGCCGACGAGCAGGAACGCCGCTGCGAGCAGACCCGCGCGGCCGACCGCGCCGGCTGGCGCGACATGCTGCTCGAGTTGGTCGAGCTGCGCGATCGGCTGCAGGCCGGTCAGGAACAGGCCGCACGCTTTCAGCCCCACTGGTATGCGCGCAATCGCCGCGAGGCACGGCTGATCGGCTCTCTGGCCGAAGGCATGGCCATGAATCTGCGTCGGCTCGAGGAGAGCCTGGCGCGGCGCGGGGTGCGGCCCATTGCGACAGTTGGGCGCTTGTTCGACCCGCACCGCATGCGCGCGGCGGAGCTGACCCGCGAGCCCGAGTACCGCAATGGCGAGGTGATGGCCGAGTCGCGGCCCGGCTGGCTGCTGCACGACGATCTGCTGCGGCTGGCCGAGGTGGTCGTCAACCGCATCGACACCCCAGAAAGCATGGATTAG